A stretch of Brassica napus cultivar Da-Ae chromosome C6, Da-Ae, whole genome shotgun sequence DNA encodes these proteins:
- the LOC106431664 gene encoding probable GTP diphosphokinase RSH3, chloroplastic, which produces MVVATTIALYASPANTVCSTPHQINAHVSSCDLDLNPRSSPSTASPTIGGLSLLFSGASVKSSSSSSSSHPAVADELASIRHERTEDRTLSGSFCHSPSKFIASSPYLNRDHQSPVSMLHGPISSSNSPPMRSFGGGGGGGGSLRVGSSRLFNGFVRKALGSCVDFDLDEQLPFTMDDGFEGGERRQPYARDLLRRAQLKHKIFEDESVVKAFYEAEKAHRGQMRANGDPYLQHCVDTAILLAEIGANSTVVIAGILHDTLDDSFMTYDYILRTFGSGVADLVEGVSMLSQLSKLARENNTACKTVEADRLHTMFLAMADARAVLIKLADRLHNMVTLYALPPVKRQRFAKETLEIFAPLANRLGISSWKVELENLCFKHLHPDQHHEMSALLEDSFDEAMITSAIEKMEQALKKEGIAYHVLSGRHKSLYSIYCKMLKKKLTVDEIHDIHGLRLIVDNEKDCYKALGVVHKLWSEVPGKLKDYITHPKFNGYKSLHTVVMGDVPIPLEVQIRTKEMHLQAEFGFAAHWRYKEGDCKHSSFVLQMVEWARWVVTWHCETMSKDRSSICSSEPLCSFPSHAEDCPFSYKPNGNQEGPVYVIVIENDKMTVQEFPASSTVSDLLSRAGPGSSRWSMYSMPAKEELRPRLNQTPVSDLKCKLKMGDVVELTPAIPDESLPEYREEIQRMYDRGLAFSRPQRTAAAGTMVGWGS; this is translated from the exons ATGGTGGTAGCAACGACCATAGCGCTTTACGCGAGTCCAGCGAACACCGTATGCTCCACACCACACCAGATAAACGCTCATGTCTCCTCCTGCGATCTCGATCTCAACCCCAGATCTTCACCGTCCACGGCCTCTCCCACAATCGGAGGCCTCTCTCTGCTTTTCTCCGGCGCATCCGTCAAatcatcttcctcctcctcctcatcacaCCCAGCCGTAGCAGACGAACTAGCTTCCATACGCCATGAACGAACCGAGGATCGAACCTTAAGCGGCTCCTTCTGTCACTCTCCCAGCAAATTCATCGCTTCTTCTCCGTATCTCAATCGAGACCACCAGAGCCCTGTCTCGATGCTTCACGGTCCAATCTCGTCGAGCAACAGTCCTCCGATGAGAAGCTtcggcggcggcggaggaggaggaggatcgcTCCGTGTAGGATCCAGCAGATTGTTCAACGGTTTCGTGAGGAAAGCTTTAGGCTCGTGTGTGGACTTCGACTTAGATGAGCAGCTACCCTTCACCATGGACGATGGCTTCGAAGGCGGAGAGAGAAGACAACCGTACGCTAGAGATTTACTTAGACGTGCTCAGCTCAAACACAAAATCTTCGAAGATGAGTCTGTCGTCAAAGCCTTTTACGAAGCAGAGAAAGCTCATCGTGGACAG ATGAGAGCAAATGGTGATCCTTACTTGCAGCATTGCGTTGACACTGCTATCTTACTGGCTGAGATTGGAGCTAACTCCACCGTTGTTATTGCTGGCATTCTTCATGACACTCTAGACGATTCCTTCATGACCTATGATTACATCCTCCGAACTTTTGGTTCTGGAGTTGCTGATCTTGTCGAAGGG GTGTCTATGCTTAGCCAGTTAAGTAAGCTTGCTCGGGAAAACAACACGGCGTGTAAAACCGTTGAGGCGGATCGTCTGCACACTATGTTCCTTGCGATGGCTGATGCGAGAGCTGTTCTCATTAAGTTAGCTGATCGGTTACATAACATGGTGACGCTCTACGCTTTGCCTCCGGTTAAGCGGCAGAGGTTTGCTAAAGAGACTCTTGAGATATTTGCGCCTCTGGCTAATCGGTTGGGAATCTCTAGCTGGAAAGTTGAGCTTGAGAATCTCTGTTTCAAGCATCTTCATCCTGACCAGCACCACGAGATGTCAGCTTTGCTCGAGGACTCGTTTGATGAAGCTATGATTACATCCGCGATTGAGAAAATGGAGCAAGCGCTGAAGAAAGAAGGCATTGCTTACCATGTTCTCTCTGGACGGCACAAGAGCCTGTATAGTATCTACTGCAAGATGTTGAA GAAGAAGCTAACGGTGGACGAAATTCATGACATTCATGGGTTACGTTTGATTGTTGACAATGAGAAAGATTGTTACAAGGCCTTAGGAGTAGTTCACAAGCTATGGTCTGAAGTCCCTGGAAAGCTGAAGGATTACATAACTCATCCCAAGTTCAACGG GTACAAGTCTTTGCATACCGTAGTGATGGGCGATGTACCCATTCCACTAGAAGTTCAAATACGGACAAAAGAGATGCATTTGCAAGCTGAGTTTGGGTTTGCAGCTCACTGGAGGTACAAGGAAGGTGATTGCAAACACTCATCATTTGTGCTTCAGATGGTTGAATGGGCAAGATGGGTTGTGACCTGGCACTGCGAAACAATGAGCAAAGATAGATCTTCGATCTGTTCCTCGGAGCCCTTGTGCAGTTTCCCGTCTCACGCAGAAGACTGTCCGTTTTCTTACAAGCCTAATGGTAACCAAGAAGGACCCGTCTATGTCATTGTAATCGAAAACGACAAG ATGACAGTGCAAGAGTTTCCGGCGAGTTCCACGGTGTCGGACCTGTTAAGCAGAGCAGGACCAGGGAGCTCGAGATGGTCAATGTACAGCATGCCAGCAAAGGAAGAGCTAAGGCCAAGGCTAAACCAGACACCTGTAAGTGATCTGAAATGCAAGCTGAAGATGGGAGATGTGGTAGAGCTGACTCCAGCCATACCCGACGAGTCTCTGCCTGAATACAGAGAGGAGATTCAGCGGATGTATGATCGAGGGCTCGCCTTTTCACGCCCTCAACGTACAGCTGCTGCTGGCACAATGGTTGGCTGGGGAAGCTAA
- the LOC106431665 gene encoding transcription initiation factor TFIID subunit 9 produces the protein MAGQGEEDVPRDAKIVKSLLKSMGVEDYEPRVVHQFLEIWYRYVVDVLTDAQVYSEHATKSTIDCDDLKLAIQSKVSFSFPQPPLREVLLELATSRNKIPLPKLIAGLGVPLPPEQDTLLSPNYQLVIPKKSASIEPEETEEDDEDVTNPAPQTSQ, from the exons ATGGCTGGACAAGGTGAGGAAGATGTGCCTAGAGACGCCAAGATTGTCAAGTCTCTGCTTAAGTCGATGGGTGTTGAGGACTACGAGCCTCGTGTGGTTCACCAGTTTCTTGAAATATGGTATCGTTACGTGGTCGATGTGTTGACCGATGCTCAGGTTTACTCAGAGCATGCTACCAAATCCACCATCGACTGTGACGATCTGAAGCTCGCTATTCAATCCAAAGTTAGTTTCAGCTTCCCTCAGCCACCTCTAAGAGAG GTACTGCTAGAGCTTGCTACCAGCAGGAATAAGATCCCTTTACCGAAATTGATAGCAGGACTCGGTGTTCCACTCCCGCCTGAACAGGACACGTTGCTTAGCCCAAACTACCAGCTCGTTATTCCCAAGAAGTCAGCTTCGATTGAACCTGAAGAGACAGAGGAGGACGACGAAGACGTGACAAATCCTGCACCACAAACATCTCAGTAA